In one window of Duganella dendranthematis DNA:
- a CDS encoding iron-containing redox enzyme family protein → MSQLAYAVSAPVVATSAAAIYRSLNAGPPDDAALADARTFLGQRLQAAQQLRDDLPSDPQQLAPWIASRAFTVGVEYQAYLQGRRDGAPRRYFSNQAHALHFLKYAAPTKLVDGAWLYGLLARWDDPDFRPLIQTYLEELGDGVPEKNHVLLYKKLLAAHDCEDWQQLPDTYFEQGAIQLALAYDAERFLPEIIGYNLGYEQLPLHLLITAYELNELGIDPYYFTLHITVDNGSTGHAHKAVQALLQLLPRFGDSASVWQRVQNGYRLNDLGACTTSIIEGFDLQEELENIMAAKAHAGANMHSDYCRLAGRSINQWLSDPQQIPQMLAELESAGWIQRGQPPENSRFWRLIQSERAEMFGVFSAYEQQVLRDWIVTPARVPSFRARQRSLDSLGLHQTPRHGALRGIVRHHANDDDSSPLRQLEQQVATLGSKQAAVQLLQTLMTPAQHHRPLGLMATRMYRQLIA, encoded by the coding sequence ATGTCACAGCTTGCGTATGCCGTCTCCGCCCCTGTCGTCGCCACCAGCGCCGCAGCGATTTACCGTTCACTTAACGCCGGGCCGCCGGACGATGCGGCGCTGGCCGATGCGCGCACCTTTTTGGGGCAGCGTCTGCAGGCCGCGCAACAGCTGCGTGACGACCTGCCGTCCGATCCGCAGCAGCTGGCGCCATGGATCGCCAGCCGCGCCTTCACCGTCGGCGTCGAATATCAGGCTTACCTGCAAGGCCGCCGTGACGGCGCGCCGCGCCGCTATTTCAGCAACCAGGCGCACGCGCTGCACTTCCTCAAGTATGCGGCGCCCACCAAGCTGGTGGACGGCGCCTGGCTGTATGGCCTGCTGGCACGCTGGGACGATCCCGACTTCCGCCCGTTGATCCAGACCTATCTGGAAGAACTGGGCGACGGCGTTCCGGAAAAGAATCACGTCCTGCTGTACAAAAAGCTGCTGGCCGCGCACGACTGCGAAGACTGGCAGCAGCTGCCGGACACCTATTTCGAACAGGGCGCGATCCAGCTCGCGCTGGCCTATGACGCGGAACGCTTCCTGCCCGAGATCATCGGCTACAACCTCGGTTACGAACAGCTGCCGCTGCACCTGCTAATCACCGCCTATGAGCTGAATGAACTGGGCATCGACCCTTACTACTTCACGCTGCACATCACGGTGGACAACGGCAGCACCGGCCACGCGCACAAGGCGGTTCAGGCGCTGTTGCAGCTGTTGCCGCGCTTTGGCGACAGCGCCAGCGTGTGGCAGCGCGTGCAAAACGGCTATCGCCTCAACGACCTTGGCGCCTGCACCACCTCGATCATCGAAGGCTTCGACCTGCAGGAAGAGCTGGAAAATATCATGGCCGCCAAGGCTCATGCCGGCGCCAATATGCATTCCGACTACTGCCGCCTGGCCGGCCGCAGCATCAATCAATGGCTCAGCGATCCGCAGCAGATCCCGCAAATGCTGGCGGAACTGGAAAGCGCCGGCTGGATACAGCGCGGCCAGCCGCCGGAGAACAGCCGTTTCTGGCGCCTGATCCAGAGCGAACGCGCCGAGATGTTCGGCGTCTTCAGCGCCTACGAACAGCAGGTGCTGCGCGACTGGATCGTGACGCCGGCGCGGGTGCCGAGCTTCCGCGCGCGCCAACGCTCGCTGGATTCGCTGGGCCTGCACCAGACGCCGCGCCACGGGGCCTTGCGCGGCATCGTGCGCCACCACGCCAACGATGACGACAGCAGCCCGCTGCGCCAGCTGGAACAGCAAGTCGCCACGCTAGGCAGCAAGCAGGCCGCCGTGCAGCTGCTGCAGACGCTGATGACACCCGCCCAGCATCACCGCCCACTGGGCCTGATGGCGACCCGCATGTACCGACAACTGATCGCCTGA
- a CDS encoding MarR family winged helix-turn-helix transcriptional regulator, translating into MTKQVNKVNQSEQVFDAIHSIMHLFRARQLRGLRDNPHELTHMEYKALGFFFRRPGATQGDLVAHSGRDKAQLARLLKGLRDKQLLEATADEADRRITRLSLSAEGQRIFHSLHQLGVQASSAAVTGMNADQLTQLQELLQQIRNNLEADDKM; encoded by the coding sequence ATGACCAAACAAGTTAATAAAGTCAACCAATCGGAACAGGTGTTCGACGCCATCCACTCGATCATGCACCTGTTCCGCGCGCGCCAGTTGCGCGGCCTGCGCGACAATCCTCACGAGTTGACCCACATGGAATACAAGGCACTGGGCTTCTTCTTCCGCCGCCCCGGCGCCACCCAGGGTGACCTGGTGGCCCACTCGGGACGCGACAAGGCGCAGCTGGCGCGCCTGCTCAAAGGCCTGCGCGACAAGCAGCTGCTGGAGGCCACCGCCGATGAAGCGGACCGCCGCATCACCCGCCTGTCCCTCAGCGCGGAAGGCCAGCGGATCTTCCACAGCCTGCACCAGCTGGGCGTGCAGGCGTCGTCCGCCGCCGTCACCGGCATGAACGCCGACCAGTTGACGCAATTGCAAGAACTATTGCAGCAGATCCGCAATAACCTGGAAGCAGACGACAAAATGTAG
- a CDS encoding siderophore-interacting protein: MSNRIQRVRHEIKRRELQVAKVQHLAPDYVSVTFKGETLHDFVSASYDDHVKFMLSDDDRRDFTPRSYDNVAGELTIEFALHATGAASDWARQAAVGQTAVIAGPRGSMIIPMDYDWYVLTGDATALPAIRRRLEELPREAKVTVLVAAESAVSLPFRSEAQMALQLLDSQEALLAAIRALQLPAGDGFFWFAGEASVAAQVRDAVFVDKGHPREAARISAYWKQGASGHHEDL, encoded by the coding sequence ATGAGCAATCGAATTCAGCGCGTGCGGCACGAAATCAAACGGCGCGAACTGCAAGTGGCCAAGGTACAGCATCTGGCTCCGGACTATGTCAGCGTAACATTCAAAGGCGAGACCTTACACGATTTCGTCTCGGCTTCCTACGACGACCATGTCAAATTCATGTTGAGTGACGACGACCGTCGCGATTTCACTCCACGCAGCTACGACAACGTGGCCGGCGAACTGACCATCGAATTCGCGCTGCACGCCACCGGCGCTGCCTCCGACTGGGCGCGCCAGGCGGCTGTGGGCCAGACTGCCGTCATCGCCGGTCCGCGCGGCTCGATGATTATCCCGATGGACTACGACTGGTATGTGCTGACCGGCGATGCGACCGCGCTGCCGGCAATTCGCCGCCGCCTGGAGGAACTGCCGCGCGAGGCGAAAGTGACGGTGCTGGTGGCGGCGGAGAGTGCGGTTTCGCTGCCGTTCCGCAGCGAAGCGCAGATGGCGCTGCAACTGCTGGACAGCCAGGAAGCGCTGCTGGCCGCCATCCGCGCCTTACAGCTGCCGGCGGGCGATGGATTCTTCTGGTTTGCAGGTGAAGCGTCGGTGGCCGCGCAGGTGCGCGACGCGGTGTTTGTCGACAAGGGCCACCCGCGTGAGGCAGCCCGTATCTCCGCGTACTGGAAGCAGGGCGCTTCCGGCCACCACGAAGACCTGTAA
- the cphA gene encoding cyanophycin synthetase — protein MNIVKQHVLRGPNLYSNQPCLLSIIDLQALRDRTSTSIDGFNQQLLELLPSLYDHRCSVGQYGGFVQALNNGANLAHVVEHVTIALQCLAGTPTYLGRTHEVQDAPGQYRVVCSYESEHVAIDACDLAMSLVRGLATGAQGLAQQLEAGVAALRDTAEQHAIGTSTGAILRSAIRQGIPYQRLTDDANMFLLGWGAQQKRLQATITGDTGHIAVSIASDKQLTKALLEEAGVPVPEGVSVRTLEQALRAASELEGLVTVKPLDGNHGRGVTTRCGTPDEVQLAFERAREHGRTIIIERYIPGDDYRILVAGERVVAAALRRPAAVIGDGESTVRQLVEQENRNPARGEGHTNILTRIPLDGHAETTLAAQNLNFDSVPESGRRVVMRGNANLSSGGTAEDVTGKLPPETLDMCVRAARKIGLDVAGIDLVCADISQVLDGRNGAVIEINAAPGIRMHEYPSAGVPRDAGAAIVESMFGNEDGRIPVIAVTGTNGKTTTTLMIEHTLRQAGIATGCTTSEGVYINGSTVKRGDCSGYWSARTVLSAPEVEFAVLETARGGILKRGLAFDRCDVSVLLNVSEDHIGLEGVETLEDLAAVKGVVLQAASRAVVLNAEDARCCAIGAGLDEKVERIYFSCDAQHPALLEHVQAGGRATWLEDGALMASDSDGQRHVLLDAAEMPSTLGGCARHNIANGLAAAAALMASDLGNGAIAAGLRSFISDARHNPMRGNLYDVNGVRVIVDFAHNPAAFAALASTARTMTQGRTVAVVTSPGDRRERDFQQIGQICGSGFDTTVFYEWPAEHRGREAGQRAAMMQSAAHAARGNESGVLLEADPAQALRLGLSQCRAGDVLVYACGSSVSELVDALRPVDPVSAARIDATLV, from the coding sequence ATGAACATCGTCAAACAGCACGTACTCCGTGGCCCGAATCTGTATTCCAACCAGCCTTGCCTGCTGAGTATCATCGACCTGCAAGCACTGCGCGACCGCACCAGCACCAGCATCGACGGCTTTAACCAGCAGCTGCTGGAACTGCTGCCGTCGCTGTACGATCATCGCTGCTCGGTGGGCCAATACGGCGGCTTTGTGCAAGCCCTGAACAACGGCGCCAATCTGGCGCACGTGGTGGAACACGTGACGATCGCGCTGCAATGCCTGGCCGGCACCCCGACCTATCTGGGTCGCACGCATGAAGTGCAGGACGCACCTGGCCAGTACCGCGTGGTATGTTCGTATGAATCGGAGCACGTCGCGATTGACGCCTGCGACCTCGCCATGTCGCTGGTGCGTGGTCTGGCCACCGGCGCGCAGGGCCTGGCGCAGCAACTGGAAGCCGGCGTCGCCGCACTGCGCGATACCGCCGAACAGCACGCGATCGGCACCAGTACCGGCGCCATTCTGCGCTCGGCGATCCGCCAGGGCATTCCGTATCAGCGCCTGACCGACGACGCCAATATGTTTCTGCTCGGCTGGGGCGCACAACAAAAGCGACTGCAAGCCACCATCACCGGCGACACCGGCCACATCGCCGTCAGCATCGCCTCGGACAAGCAGCTGACCAAGGCGCTGCTGGAGGAAGCCGGCGTACCAGTGCCGGAAGGCGTCAGCGTGCGCACGCTGGAACAGGCGCTGCGCGCCGCCAGCGAACTGGAAGGCCTGGTCACCGTCAAGCCACTGGACGGCAACCACGGCCGCGGTGTCACCACCCGCTGCGGCACGCCGGATGAAGTGCAACTGGCGTTTGAGCGCGCGCGCGAACATGGCCGCACCATCATCATTGAACGCTACATTCCGGGCGATGACTACCGCATCCTGGTGGCCGGCGAACGCGTGGTGGCCGCCGCTCTGCGCCGTCCAGCCGCCGTGATTGGCGACGGCGAATCGACCGTGCGCCAGCTGGTGGAGCAGGAAAACCGTAACCCGGCACGTGGCGAGGGCCACACCAATATCCTCACCCGCATTCCGCTGGACGGCCATGCCGAAACCACACTGGCGGCGCAGAACCTGAACTTCGACAGTGTGCCGGAAAGTGGCCGCCGCGTGGTCATGCGCGGCAACGCCAACCTGTCCAGCGGCGGCACTGCCGAAGACGTAACCGGCAAGCTGCCGCCGGAAACGCTGGACATGTGCGTGCGCGCCGCCCGCAAAATCGGCCTGGACGTCGCCGGCATCGACTTGGTATGCGCGGACATTTCGCAGGTGCTGGACGGCCGCAATGGCGCGGTCATCGAGATCAACGCCGCGCCGGGGATCCGCATGCATGAATATCCCAGTGCCGGCGTGCCGCGCGACGCCGGCGCCGCCATCGTCGAGTCCATGTTCGGCAATGAGGACGGCCGCATCCCCGTGATCGCGGTCACCGGCACCAACGGCAAGACCACCACCACGCTGATGATCGAGCACACGCTGCGTCAGGCCGGCATTGCCACCGGCTGCACCACCAGCGAAGGGGTCTACATCAACGGTTCGACGGTCAAGCGCGGCGATTGCAGCGGCTACTGGTCGGCACGCACCGTGCTGTCGGCGCCGGAAGTGGAATTCGCGGTGCTGGAAACGGCGCGCGGCGGCATCCTGAAACGCGGCCTGGCGTTCGACCGTTGCGACGTCTCGGTGCTGTTGAACGTCAGCGAAGACCATATCGGCCTGGAAGGCGTGGAAACGCTGGAAGACCTGGCGGCCGTCAAGGGCGTGGTGCTGCAAGCCGCCTCGCGCGCTGTGGTGCTGAATGCGGAAGATGCGCGCTGCTGCGCCATCGGCGCCGGCCTGGACGAAAAAGTGGAACGCATCTACTTCAGCTGTGACGCCCAGCATCCGGCGCTGCTGGAGCACGTGCAGGCCGGCGGCCGCGCAACCTGGCTGGAAGATGGCGCGTTGATGGCCTCCGATAGCGACGGTCAGCGCCATGTGCTGCTGGATGCCGCCGAGATGCCGTCCACGCTGGGCGGCTGCGCGCGCCACAACATCGCCAACGGTCTGGCGGCGGCAGCGGCGCTGATGGCCAGCGACCTGGGTAACGGCGCGATTGCCGCCGGCCTGCGCAGCTTTATCTCCGACGCGCGCCACAATCCGATGCGCGGCAATCTGTACGACGTCAACGGCGTGCGGGTCATCGTGGACTTTGCCCACAATCCGGCTGCTTTTGCAGCGCTGGCGTCCACCGCGCGCACCATGACACAAGGCCGCACCGTGGCAGTGGTCACTTCGCCAGGCGATCGCCGCGAACGCGACTTCCAGCAGATCGGTCAGATCTGCGGCAGCGGCTTCGATACCACCGTATTTTATGAATGGCCGGCGGAACATCGCGGCCGTGAGGCCGGCCAGCGCGCCGCGATGATGCAATCGGCGGCACATGCCGCACGCGGCAACGAAAGTGGCGTGCTGCTGGAGGCCGATCCGGCGCAGGCTTTGCGTCTCGGCCTGTCGCAATGCCGCGCCGGCGATGTACTGGTCTATGCCTGCGGCTCGTCAGTGTCCGAACTGGTGGATGCGCTGCGGCCGGTCGATCCCGTCAGCGCGGCGCGCATCGACGCCACACTGGTCTAA
- a CDS encoding Mur ligase family protein, with amino-acid sequence MRLLQQRLLRGANLYSPTPCIVAVIESPLAEAGHQLAYTARFLQQACGEAVAFMHAELADKNEDVEPARWRVVVEYTVEHLGQAALAAAAELIAATERGETPDVPAAVASLRALAASMQLPPAALAVLREAATLGIPVQRISEHGGLLRLGWGQRQWRYLAHADDDNRLLTNTLLRERQLMRSLLIEAQLDVPAEDFHAPQRQAGERLRVQVLNGEAQHADPAVRRVARRAAVTLGLTNAQIDLLPGRRAPKVDAVLAAPPSSHEQRALLRALHTDPAKGRIPVIGVTGTNGKTTTTLMIAHAVQLAGFRTGCASTQGITIDGDLYGEGDCTGYWSHRAVLASPQTEFAVLETARGGLLKRGLAYDRCSVGVMLNVSDDHLGMDGVDTVEQLARVKSLVVTTADTAVLNADDAHCVAARARLAPGSRAVYFSMKPDNAVVLAHLAQGGDAVWLENEVIMLSQRQVRQRVMPATHIPATSGGLARYNIANSLAATAALAASGFTVMQISAGLLSFESNAATNPLRSNVFELGAMTIVLDYAHNSAAYAALATLARGLAQGQGQSKATGQAPGRVLAVVTSPGDRRDADLARTGATCAAHFDELFVYESASRGRAHGEAAQIIADGARASGGAAIHTYDQASAAVQEAYLTCRPGDVLVFACGTEVATLIDAIRTIDAPAAARLAQQAAPAT; translated from the coding sequence ATGCGGTTACTGCAACAACGTCTGCTGCGCGGCGCGAATCTCTACAGTCCCACGCCGTGCATCGTCGCAGTGATTGAGTCGCCCCTGGCGGAAGCCGGCCACCAGCTGGCCTACACGGCGCGATTCCTGCAACAGGCTTGCGGCGAAGCGGTAGCGTTTATGCACGCCGAATTGGCGGACAAGAACGAGGACGTGGAGCCGGCGCGCTGGCGCGTGGTGGTGGAGTACACGGTGGAGCATCTGGGCCAGGCTGCGCTGGCGGCTGCGGCGGAGTTGATCGCTGCGACCGAACGTGGTGAAACGCCCGATGTGCCGGCGGCGGTGGCGTCGCTGCGCGCGCTGGCCGCATCAATGCAGCTGCCGCCAGCCGCACTTGCGGTGCTGCGCGAGGCCGCTACGCTGGGCATTCCGGTGCAGCGGATCAGCGAACATGGCGGCTTGCTACGCCTCGGCTGGGGTCAGCGCCAGTGGCGTTATCTGGCGCACGCCGACGACGACAACCGGCTGCTCACCAATACCTTGCTGCGGGAGCGCCAGTTAATGCGCTCGTTGCTGATCGAAGCGCAGCTTGACGTACCGGCAGAGGATTTCCATGCTCCGCAACGGCAGGCGGGCGAGCGCTTGCGCGTACAGGTGCTTAACGGCGAGGCACAGCATGCCGATCCGGCGGTGCGTCGCGTCGCCCGGCGCGCCGCCGTCACACTGGGATTGACCAATGCGCAAATTGATCTGCTGCCGGGCCGGCGCGCTCCGAAGGTGGACGCGGTACTGGCTGCGCCGCCTTCCAGCCACGAGCAACGCGCGCTATTGCGGGCGCTGCACACCGATCCGGCAAAAGGCCGGATACCTGTCATCGGCGTCACTGGCACCAACGGCAAAACCACCACCACGCTGATGATCGCGCACGCGGTACAACTGGCGGGCTTCCGCACCGGCTGCGCCAGCACGCAGGGCATTACCATAGATGGCGACTTGTACGGCGAAGGCGATTGCACGGGCTACTGGTCCCACCGCGCGGTGCTGGCGTCGCCGCAAACCGAATTCGCCGTGCTGGAAACGGCGCGCGGCGGCCTGCTGAAGCGCGGCCTGGCGTACGACCGTTGCAGCGTGGGCGTGATGCTGAATGTCTCGGACGACCATCTGGGCATGGACGGCGTCGACACGGTGGAGCAACTGGCGCGGGTGAAGTCGCTGGTGGTGACCACTGCCGATACAGCCGTGCTGAATGCCGATGATGCGCACTGCGTCGCCGCGCGGGCGCGGTTGGCGCCGGGTTCACGCGCTGTCTATTTCTCCATGAAGCCGGACAACGCGGTGGTGCTAGCGCATCTGGCGCAGGGTGGCGACGCGGTATGGCTGGAAAATGAGGTCATCATGTTGAGCCAGCGCCAGGTGCGTCAGCGCGTGATGCCGGCCACGCATATCCCTGCCACCAGCGGCGGGCTGGCACGCTACAACATCGCCAACAGCCTGGCGGCGACGGCGGCGTTGGCGGCCAGCGGTTTCACGGTGATGCAGATCAGTGCCGGCCTGTTAAGCTTCGAGTCGAATGCAGCCACCAACCCCCTGCGGTCGAATGTGTTTGAACTGGGCGCAATGACCATCGTGCTGGATTACGCACATAACTCAGCGGCTTACGCGGCGCTGGCGACGCTGGCGCGCGGTCTGGCGCAGGGGCAGGGGCAGAGCAAGGCCACTGGCCAGGCGCCAGGCCGCGTGCTGGCGGTGGTGACGTCGCCCGGCGACCGCCGGGATGCCGATCTGGCCCGCACCGGCGCCACCTGCGCTGCGCATTTCGATGAATTGTTCGTCTACGAGTCGGCTTCGCGCGGCCGCGCGCATGGCGAGGCAGCGCAGATCATCGCCGACGGCGCGCGTGCGTCGGGCGGCGCTGCGATTCATACGTACGACCAGGCGTCGGCAGCGGTGCAGGAGGCATATCTGACTTGCCGGCCAGGCGACGTGCTGGTATTCGCATGCGGGACCGAAGTGGCGACGCTGATTGACGCCATTCGGACTATTGATGCGCCGGCGGCGGCGCGGTTGGCGCAGCAGGCGGCGCCCGCAACGTAA
- a CDS encoding cyanophycinase → MNQTGSLMIIGGNEDRTDNKDVLQKFVELAGGLDSPIVVTTAASTVPEDVWEMYRVAFDALGATNVTHVRIDSRADADDEMLALRVAEARGIFMTGGDQKRLMAFIGGTQMDRAMRMAYLENGACIAGTSAGASGLCTHMLAEGKADLAPEKGAVRLGAGLGYVTRVIIDQHFSQRHRLNRLLSVIAQSPFLLGAGIDEDTALIVKDHAIEVAGAGGVTVVDCRNAVTTIADIARGEVPQMQDVRLHLLPSGSRFTSPAAGGALADFIQYLTDRT, encoded by the coding sequence ATGAACCAAACCGGTAGTTTAATGATCATCGGCGGTAATGAAGACCGCACCGATAATAAGGATGTGCTGCAAAAATTCGTGGAACTGGCGGGCGGCCTGGATAGCCCGATCGTCGTCACCACGGCCGCCAGCACGGTGCCGGAGGACGTCTGGGAGATGTACCGCGTCGCCTTCGATGCACTCGGCGCCACCAATGTCACCCACGTGCGCATCGACAGCCGCGCCGATGCCGACGATGAGATGCTGGCGCTGCGGGTGGCCGAGGCGCGCGGCATCTTCATGACCGGCGGCGACCAGAAGCGCCTGATGGCCTTCATCGGCGGCACCCAGATGGACCGCGCCATGCGCATGGCTTATCTGGAAAATGGCGCCTGCATCGCCGGCACGAGTGCCGGCGCATCCGGCTTGTGCACCCACATGCTGGCTGAGGGCAAGGCCGATCTCGCGCCTGAAAAAGGTGCGGTGCGGCTTGGGGCCGGCTTGGGCTATGTCACCCGCGTGATCATCGACCAGCACTTTTCGCAGCGTCATCGGCTGAACCGGCTGTTGAGCGTCATCGCGCAAAGCCCGTTCCTGCTGGGCGCCGGTATTGACGAAGACACAGCGCTGATCGTCAAGGACCACGCCATCGAAGTGGCGGGCGCCGGCGGCGTGACGGTCGTCGATTGCCGCAACGCCGTCACCACCATTGCCGACATCGCGCGCGGGGAAGTACCGCAAATGCAGGACGTGCGGTTGCACCTGCTGCCGTCCGGCTCCCGCTTTACCAGCCCCGCAGCAGGCGGCGCGCTGGCAGATTTCATCCAATATTTAACCGACAGGACCTGA
- a CDS encoding porin produces the protein MKKNIYAALAAAMSVGAAHAQSNVTMYGIIDAAVEYYNNADAAGNSLTRMPSLGGGMFPSRLGFRGTEDLGGGLKAIFQLENGFAPDTGTLGQNRLFGRQAWVGLQGNWGQVTFGRNYNMLNISTYDVDIIGPSQYGLGSLDSFIPNGRSDNSVAYRGTFSGVTVGGTYSLGRDTSAAGGPAGTGCAGESATDAIACREWSALLRYDAPGYALISAYDRIYGGVGAANGLNSSDKTDSRAHVAFFLKQNDWKLGVGIINRNNEGSATQPRSNLVYIGAAYNVTPFFTLDGQIAKLDYRATNNDSAQVLIRGVYNLSKRSAFYVAAGRVNNSGAAAVALSAGGSVGAGLNQTGIITGIKHTF, from the coding sequence ATGAAGAAGAACATCTATGCTGCCCTGGCAGCAGCCATGAGCGTGGGCGCCGCCCACGCGCAAAGCAACGTCACCATGTACGGCATCATCGACGCCGCCGTCGAGTACTACAACAACGCCGACGCCGCCGGCAACAGCCTGACCCGCATGCCCAGCCTGGGCGGCGGCATGTTCCCGTCGCGCCTTGGCTTCCGTGGCACGGAGGACCTGGGCGGCGGCCTGAAAGCCATCTTCCAGCTGGAGAACGGTTTTGCGCCAGACACCGGAACGCTGGGGCAGAATCGCCTGTTCGGCCGCCAGGCCTGGGTAGGCCTGCAAGGCAACTGGGGCCAGGTGACGTTTGGCCGCAACTACAATATGCTGAATATCTCGACCTATGACGTCGACATTATCGGCCCGTCGCAATACGGCCTCGGTTCGCTGGACTCGTTCATTCCGAATGGCCGCAGCGACAACTCGGTCGCCTATCGCGGCACCTTCAGCGGCGTGACCGTTGGCGGCACTTATAGCCTGGGTCGCGACACCTCAGCGGCCGGCGGCCCAGCAGGCACCGGCTGCGCCGGCGAAAGCGCCACCGACGCCATTGCCTGCCGCGAATGGTCTGCGCTGCTGCGCTACGATGCGCCGGGCTATGCGCTGATCAGCGCCTATGACCGCATCTATGGCGGCGTTGGCGCAGCCAATGGCTTGAACAGCAGCGACAAGACCGATAGCCGCGCGCACGTCGCTTTCTTCCTCAAGCAGAACGACTGGAAGCTGGGCGTCGGCATCATCAACCGCAACAACGAAGGCTCGGCGACGCAGCCGCGCAGTAACCTGGTCTACATCGGCGCGGCCTACAACGTTACGCCGTTCTTTACGCTGGATGGCCAGATCGCCAAGCTGGATTACCGCGCCACCAATAACGACTCGGCGCAGGTGCTGATACGCGGCGTGTACAACCTGTCCAAGCGCAGTGCGTTCTACGTGGCGGCGGGCCGCGTTAACAACAGCGGCGCGGCGGCGGTGGCGTTGAGTGCCGGCGGTTCGGTCGGCGCGGGCCTCAACCAGACCGGCATCATCACCGGCATCAAGCACACCTTCTGA
- a CDS encoding methyltransferase, which produces MTTPFLTAVQHQALLALGAALRARKYQFTTVTPATQARVLARPSAPEHATLRDIFGWSRPFTAAAIDDELLACMRAAGVLEEQDGLLRSTVRMSTLAGEWLFHSAYPTTQADAVFFGPDTCRFVRAMEQTPAPAAEPVRRIVDIGCGSGVGAITLARRFPQAELLAVDINDRALALADVNIHLAGVENASAHHSNLLTQVDGLFDLIVANPPYLLDAAERAYRHGGGKLGAGLSLQIVQAAIVRLAHGGALWLYAGVAMEHGEDAFLRQATAMLEEAGLRWTYEEIDPDVFGEELETTGYADVERIAAVWLVASKEA; this is translated from the coding sequence GTGACCACCCCGTTTCTGACTGCCGTTCAACATCAGGCGTTGCTGGCGCTTGGCGCCGCACTGCGCGCGCGTAAATACCAGTTCACCACCGTGACGCCCGCCACACAAGCGCGCGTGCTCGCGCGTCCCTCTGCGCCGGAACATGCAACCTTGCGCGACATTTTCGGTTGGAGCCGGCCCTTTACTGCAGCTGCCATCGACGATGAACTGCTGGCTTGCATGCGCGCCGCCGGCGTGCTGGAGGAACAGGATGGACTGCTGCGCAGCACCGTGCGGATGTCGACACTGGCCGGCGAGTGGCTGTTCCATTCAGCCTATCCCACCACGCAGGCGGACGCGGTGTTCTTCGGACCGGACACCTGCCGCTTTGTGCGTGCCATGGAGCAGACACCTGCGCCGGCGGCCGAGCCGGTACGACGCATCGTCGATATCGGCTGCGGCAGCGGCGTTGGCGCCATTACGCTGGCGCGTCGCTTCCCGCAGGCAGAACTGCTGGCGGTCGACATCAACGACCGCGCGCTGGCGCTGGCCGACGTCAATATCCATTTGGCCGGCGTGGAAAACGCCAGCGCGCATCACAGCAATTTGCTGACGCAGGTCGATGGCCTGTTTGACCTGATCGTCGCCAATCCGCCGTATCTGCTGGATGCGGCGGAGCGCGCATACCGGCACGGCGGCGGCAAGCTCGGCGCCGGCCTGTCGCTGCAAATCGTGCAGGCGGCGATTGTGCGGCTTGCGCATGGCGGCGCACTATGGCTGTATGCCGGCGTGGCGATGGAACATGGCGAAGACGCGTTCCTGCGGCAGGCTACGGCGATGCTGGAAGAAGCAGGCCTGCGCTGGACCTATGAAGAAATCGATCCCGACGTGTTTGGCGAAGAACTGGAGACCACGGGGTATGCCGACGTTGAGCGCATCGCCGCAGTGTGGCTGGTCGCGAGCAAGGAGGCCTGA